The genome window CAAGCCATTATCCTAATAATCCATACTGGTATGAGTTAACTGATAAATATGGCATGTATGTAATCGATGAAGCTAATATTGAATCTCACCCGTTAGCAATTAACGAAAACACCCAACTAGGTAATGAAATGAGCTGGCTACCTGCTCATTTAGATCGTACAAAACGTATGTTTGAGCGGGATAAAAACCATCCGTCAATTATTATCTGGTCATTAGGTAATGAAGCCGGCACGGGTAAAATATTTGAAACTACTTATAAATGGTTGAAGCAGCAGGACAATAGTCGCTTAGTACAATATGAACCGGCTAAATTAGCACCTTATACCGATATCTTCGCGCCTATGTATCCATCGATTGAACGTCTAGTCAAATATGCCGAATCTAACCCTGATCGTCCTGGTATTATGATTGAGTATGCCCACGCTATGGGTAATTCAGTTGGAAATTTAAAAGATTATTGGCAAGTCATTGAAAAATACGCCGTGTTGCAAGGCGGTTTTATCTGGGACTGGGCCGACCAGGCACTGCAATACACGAATGAAAATGGCGTTAAATACTGGGCCTATGGCAAAGACTTTCACCCTGAACTGCCAACGGACGGAAACTTTTTAAACAATGGTTTGATGACGGCAGATCGCCAGCCTCACCCCCACGCCTATGAAGTAAAAAAAATCTATCAGCCAATCCGCTTTTTTCAAAGCGACAATATACGTCAGTTTATCATAGAAAATCGCTATGACTTTATCGACCTGTCACGCTTTGACTTACATTGGCAAATAACAGCTGATGGTAAGAAAATTGCCCAAGGCAACCGTCCAATGCCCCATGTACAATCAGGTAAAAAGCAAGCAGTAACGCTGAATTTCCCTCAGTTGCCAAGTGCGGACAATAAGGAATACTTTGTCACGCTAACAGCAAAATTAAATCAAGATGACGGTTTATTAGCCGCAGGCCATGATATCGCATATCAGCAGTTTCAGTTACCTGTTAAATTACAAACAGCAGCGTTAAACGTTTCAAAAAATCACACGCTGGCCGTTAGTAACAATCAACAACAATTGATATTACAACACGGAGATAACCAGTATCAATTTGATAAAGCCTCTGGCTGGTTAACCAATATTAAGCGAGCAAATCATTCCTTGTTACTAGCACCAATGCAGGCAAATTTTTGGCGAGCACCAACGGATAATGATCTTGGCAATAAAATGCAACACTGGGCGGCAATTTGGCAACAAATGGCAGCGAATTTAACCTTAGCCGACTTTAGTTATAACGCTAATAACCACACTATTCATACGAAATACCTGAGCAACTTATTACCGGGAAGTTATAGCGTTAATTATCAGATAACCAGCCAAGGATACCTGCATGTTGATGCAACACTAACGTTAGATGAAGCAAATAAGCTCCCTAACCTGCCACGTTTTGGCATGCAGCTTACCATGCCTCAATCTTATGATCTCATTTCCTGGTTTGGCCGAGGGCCTTTTGAAAACTATGCCGATAGAAAAACATCGGCAAACGTTGATTTATACAAAATGCCAGTAGTTGAACAAATTCATCACTATGTCAGGCCACAAGAAAACGCCAATAAAACTGATGTCAGATGGGCAGCATTAACTGATAAGCAAGACGTTGGTCTACTCGCTGTTGGCGATCAATTACTCAATACCAGCGCCTGGCCATATTTACAACGTGATATCGATTTTATTGCTGGTAAAGATGGCGAACAATCGGCATCAGGCCTGATCCCTGTAACGACTAAGCACAGTATTGATGTTCCACAACGAAATCTGGTGACTTTTAATATCGACCATAAACAAATGGGAGTTGGCGGTGACACTTCCTGGGGACGTTTGGTACACCCACAATATACTATTCCTGC of Thalassotalea insulae contains these proteins:
- a CDS encoding glycoside hydrolase family 2 TIM barrel-domain containing protein, with product MLKKILLISLVASSFTTIASESPNREPWQNHKVFAINKLAPHSNLFPFANPIAAMANDKSQSANYQLLNGMWKFNWQRSPKNKPLGFEQSSFDDSQWQQIRVPGNWEVEGYGYPIYLDERFPFTSQWPDVPTDYNPVGSYRKTFIIDKNWQNKQVFLHVGAAKSSLDVWLNGKKVGFSQGSKTPAEFDLTPYVDLGKNTLAFQLRRWSDASYLESQDMLRISGIERDVYLYATPKNHIFDVHAKPELNDDLTQGHFSVDVQVNNYLQHQAVTDVEFELLDPRNHMKVVASAQRNVKLIANDSVEINFSKTVNHPALWSAETPNLYTLLISLRNNKNEIIETVRHDIGFRKVEIVNGQLLVNNKAITIRGVDRHETDPLRGHVVDKASMERDIKLMKQFNINAVRSSHYPNNPYWYELTDKYGMYVIDEANIESHPLAINENTQLGNEMSWLPAHLDRTKRMFERDKNHPSIIIWSLGNEAGTGKIFETTYKWLKQQDNSRLVQYEPAKLAPYTDIFAPMYPSIERLVKYAESNPDRPGIMIEYAHAMGNSVGNLKDYWQVIEKYAVLQGGFIWDWADQALQYTNENGVKYWAYGKDFHPELPTDGNFLNNGLMTADRQPHPHAYEVKKIYQPIRFFQSDNIRQFIIENRYDFIDLSRFDLHWQITADGKKIAQGNRPMPHVQSGKKQAVTLNFPQLPSADNKEYFVTLTAKLNQDDGLLAAGHDIAYQQFQLPVKLQTAALNVSKNHTLAVSNNQQQLILQHGDNQYQFDKASGWLTNIKRANHSLLLAPMQANFWRAPTDNDLGNKMQHWAAIWQQMAANLTLADFSYNANNHTIHTKYLSNLLPGSYSVNYQITSQGYLHVDATLTLDEANKLPNLPRFGMQLTMPQSYDLISWFGRGPFENYADRKTSANVDLYKMPVVEQIHHYVRPQENANKTDVRWAALTDKQDVGLLAVGDQLLNTSAWPYLQRDIDFIAGKDGEQSASGLIPVTTKHSIDVPQRNLVTFNIDHKQMGVGGDTSWGRLVHPQYTIPAKTMSYSFTLVPVSQSQMPLAQVARTVATHR